The following are encoded together in the Desulfococcus multivorans genome:
- a CDS encoding NAD(P)/FAD-dependent oxidoreductase — MGKHLVLVGGGHAHLTLLTHFDRFTGGGCRATVISRSAYHYYSGMGPGLLSDVYAPQDVRFHIRRMTEDRGGRFVEDGVTRVDPGARLLYRRHGAPIAYDVVSFNTGSSVDFDAARSLKARSVFPVKPIENLLAAREAVRRRLKSGPLRLCVAGGGPAGIELSANLRSLVRREGGEAEIVLLAGSRLLSHFPGRRLRTCVKKELRRQEVTMVEGLRLAGLDDQSVTLSDGSTRPVDLLLLATGTRPSRIFRDSGLPVGDDGGLLVDDTLRAVDHPEIFGGGDCIAFGPRPLPRIGVHAVRQNPVLLNNLTAALMDRGALQPYKPQRSCLLILNMGDGRGILFKNGIAWRGRWAFRIKDWIDRNFMKKFQVSGETG, encoded by the coding sequence ATGGGAAAACATCTGGTCCTGGTGGGGGGCGGTCACGCACATCTGACGCTCCTCACCCATTTTGACCGGTTTACCGGCGGCGGCTGCCGCGCCACCGTCATCAGCCGAAGCGCCTATCATTATTATTCAGGCATGGGACCGGGACTGCTGTCGGACGTCTATGCCCCTCAAGACGTCCGCTTTCACATCCGACGAATGACGGAGGATCGCGGGGGACGGTTTGTCGAAGACGGGGTGACGCGGGTGGACCCCGGGGCGAGGCTCCTGTACCGGCGGCACGGGGCACCCATCGCCTATGACGTCGTCTCCTTCAACACCGGCAGTTCGGTGGACTTCGACGCGGCCCGCAGCCTGAAGGCCCGATCGGTCTTTCCGGTAAAACCCATCGAGAACCTTCTGGCCGCCCGGGAGGCTGTTCGCAGACGTCTCAAGAGCGGCCCCCTGCGCCTCTGCGTGGCCGGCGGTGGTCCGGCGGGCATCGAGCTCTCGGCCAATCTGAGAAGCCTGGTCCGTCGGGAAGGGGGAGAGGCCGAGATCGTGCTGCTGGCCGGAAGCCGGCTTCTCTCCCATTTCCCAGGCCGCAGACTCAGGACGTGCGTCAAAAAGGAACTCCGCCGACAGGAAGTCACCATGGTGGAAGGTCTTCGTCTCGCAGGCCTGGACGACCAATCGGTGACGCTCTCCGACGGATCGACACGCCCTGTCGACCTTCTCCTCCTGGCAACGGGAACGCGACCGTCGCGCATTTTTCGGGACTCGGGCCTCCCTGTCGGCGACGACGGCGGCCTGTTGGTGGATGACACCCTCCGGGCCGTCGACCATCCCGAAATTTTCGGAGGCGGCGACTGCATCGCCTTCGGCCCCCGACCCCTTCCCAGGATCGGCGTCCATGCGGTCCGTCAGAATCCCGTCCTGCTGAACAACCTGACCGCCGCCTTGATGGACCGGGGCGCGCTCCAGCCTTACAAGCCCCAACGGTCCTGTCTGTTGATCCTCAATATGGGCGACGGCCGGGGGATCCTATTCAAAAACGGTATCGCATGGCGCGGCAGGTGGGCCTTCCGGATAAAAGACTGGATCGACAGGAACTTCATGAAAAAATTTCAGGTCAGCGGCGAAACCGGCTGA
- a CDS encoding glycine betaine uptake BCCT transporter — translation MNDNTIDKTVSIVSAVCCLAFVFMTMASPSQMKAVFDHIFKFFIANFGWAYMICVAGFVLFCFVMAFSRFGRIRLGKDEEHPEFSLPAWFAMLFAAGMGIGLVFWGVAEPVYHFAGPPFAEPKSVEAAAEALRTAVFHWGLHPWACYAVVAMVLAYFQFRKGYPGLISATLTPILGEKAVSGVTGKVIDAVAVVTTLFGVATSLGLGAMQVGTGLDLLYGVGSGVSVSIFVIVAVTILFITSAVTGINRGIKWLSNINMILAFGLMLLVLFLGPTRYILNSAVESLGNYLQNIVWLSFFVDANGAVAKHTGYDWSGAWTLFYWAWWLTWAPFVGVFIARISRGRTIREFVLGALLAPTLLCAVWFNILGGSAVFMELNGSPGIADATFKDVTTAIFTLFDNFPIGAFLSLLSMVIVSIFFITSADSATFVVGMMTSGGSLEPKTGLKVFWGLVCSSIAAMLLLAGGLKAIQTVAFVVSFPFMILMLFMAASLVKDIAGVPDTADKPPRQCSSTRVAAVESDASEASMP, via the coding sequence ATGAACGACAACACCATCGACAAGACCGTGTCCATTGTGTCGGCGGTCTGCTGCCTGGCCTTCGTTTTTATGACCATGGCATCGCCCTCTCAGATGAAAGCGGTTTTCGACCACATCTTCAAGTTTTTTATCGCCAATTTCGGATGGGCCTACATGATTTGCGTGGCCGGGTTCGTGCTGTTCTGTTTCGTGATGGCTTTTTCCCGCTTCGGCAGGATCCGGCTGGGCAAAGATGAGGAACACCCCGAGTTCAGTCTTCCCGCCTGGTTTGCCATGCTGTTTGCCGCAGGCATGGGGATCGGTCTGGTTTTCTGGGGGGTTGCCGAGCCCGTCTATCACTTCGCCGGCCCCCCCTTTGCCGAACCTAAAAGCGTCGAAGCGGCCGCGGAGGCCCTCAGGACGGCGGTCTTCCACTGGGGGCTCCACCCCTGGGCGTGTTACGCCGTGGTGGCGATGGTTCTGGCCTACTTCCAGTTCCGCAAGGGATATCCCGGCCTCATCAGCGCGACCCTGACGCCGATTCTCGGCGAGAAGGCCGTGAGCGGCGTGACCGGGAAGGTCATTGACGCCGTGGCCGTCGTGACGACCCTGTTCGGCGTGGCCACTTCCCTGGGCCTGGGAGCCATGCAGGTCGGCACCGGCCTCGACCTGCTTTACGGGGTCGGCAGCGGCGTATCCGTCTCCATCTTCGTCATCGTCGCGGTAACGATTCTCTTCATCACATCCGCGGTGACCGGCATCAACAGAGGCATCAAGTGGCTCAGCAACATCAATATGATCCTGGCTTTCGGACTCATGCTGCTGGTGCTTTTCCTGGGGCCGACCCGTTACATCCTCAACAGCGCCGTCGAGTCCCTGGGCAATTACCTGCAGAATATCGTCTGGCTCAGTTTCTTCGTGGACGCCAACGGCGCCGTCGCAAAGCACACCGGGTATGACTGGTCCGGTGCCTGGACCCTTTTTTACTGGGCCTGGTGGCTCACATGGGCTCCCTTTGTGGGGGTCTTCATCGCCCGGATCTCGAGGGGCCGAACCATTCGTGAATTCGTTCTGGGCGCGCTCCTGGCACCGACGCTGCTCTGCGCCGTCTGGTTCAATATCCTGGGGGGATCCGCCGTTTTCATGGAACTGAACGGCAGCCCGGGCATTGCCGACGCGACCTTCAAGGATGTGACCACCGCCATTTTCACGCTTTTCGACAATTTTCCCATCGGGGCGTTTTTGTCTCTGCTCTCCATGGTCATCGTTTCCATCTTTTTCATCACCTCGGCCGACTCGGCGACCTTCGTCGTGGGGATGATGACCTCCGGCGGCAGCCTGGAACCCAAAACCGGCTTGAAGGTCTTCTGGGGGCTCGTCTGCTCGAGCATCGCGGCCATGCTGCTCCTGGCCGGGGGGCTGAAAGCGATTCAGACCGTTGCGTTCGTGGTGTCGTTCCCGTTTATGATACTGATGCTGTTCATGGCCGCATCCCTTGTGAAGGATATCGCCGGGGTGCCGGATACGGCGGACAAGCCCCCGCGACAGTGTTCCTCCACCCGCGTTGCCGCGGTGGAGAGCGACGCTTCCGAAGCGTCCATGCCGTAG